The window agtaattttattttacaatcttaacaaaatctttgacattagaaagcaaaaaaggactacaattaaaacttaaaaagaaggaaaaaagtcattaacaaaaaagaaaagaaaattcttcttttttattcttttgtttttggtaaatcgagaaaaaataagaaaagtgaTTAGTAAATCTGCAATAAATGTGAAGTTAACAAATTTTGACTCAGTTAGATCTCACCGTATCTTATACAGAACTGAAACACACAAGTGTTTAAAGAGTTTTACACCAATCTAACTCCACGTGGCACGTATCTATCCGAATCATATTAAGCCCTCATCGACGAAGACGAAAACCCAATTCCTTCATAAACNNNNNNNNNNNNNNNNNNNNNNNNNNNNNNNNNNNNNNNNNNNNNNNNNNNNNNNNNNNNNNNNNNNNNNNNNNNNNNNNNNNNNNNNNNNNNNNNNNNNNNNNNNNNNNNtttttttttttttttctctcttcttacataaaccaaaaaaaaaactcttgtcTCTCACTCCTTCCCCGATTCTTCCgttcaaaaaacataaaaagtttcaatctttctccaaacccaaaccctaattctctcccCCTCTGATCTGGGTTTTTGATCAGAAATCGGATCTAGGTTTTTCAAAGAATTTAAGATtatgaggaagagagagagagagaaccctTGTTCGATTTGTGGGCATTACCATAAGTACGAGGAAGGTGAAGTTTGTGGGATATGTGGTCACTGTATGCCTGTTTCCTCCGACACGGCGGCTCCTCCTCCACAAGTCGTCCACGTCAGTGCTTTTCCTTCAGAGATCCTCCCTGAGTTTCTTTACCTCGGGAGTTACGACAACGCTTCTCGCTCTGAGCTTCTCAAGACTCAGGGGATCTCTCGTGTTCTTAATGTGAGTTTTTTTCAAGAATTGgtgttttgtgttatgtttttgatttgaaattcttgaattggttttgtttaaaCAATTTGATTTGATCTTTTCGATAGTTCTTGAATTGGTTCTTGAATTTAGCAAAAGAGTATTGAATTGGTTTGAGTCTTTGAACTGAATTAGAATTTTGCCTATTCTTTGTGGTTTATGTATAGTATTGATGAttattatatatggtttctgttaaatttcttgttttggtaattgagaggaatgtgtttttttttttttttggtattgactctgtttttgttctctgtttcaGACGGTTCCTATGTGCCAGAATCTATACAGGAACTCATTCACTTATCATGGTCTTGATAATGAAAAAGTTTTACAGTTTGATGATGCTATCAAGTTTTTAGGTTTGATGATTCTATCCTCAATTCTCataatccttttttctttttaacagttgatttgatatttttttggtttttaatccATTCTCTTAtcgtttggtttttgttttgtactgTGTAGATCAATGTGAGAAGGACAAGGCACGTGTTCTTGTTCACTGTATGTCTGGGAAAAGTAGGTAAGTACATTTATCATTCTCTGACTTCTATCTTAAACTGCGGCTGCTTTCTTAAGATTGtcatgtcatgttttttttttgtaggagaTTCATAATCTTGTTTAAGTACATTTTAGTCTTAACTCTTAATGTGTTTTGATTACGAACAGATCACCAGCGGTTGTTATAGGGTACTTGATGAAACGTAAAGGGTGGAGACTTGCTGAGAGTCATCAGTGGGTGAAACAAAGGAGACCTACCACTGACATTAGTCCAGGCAAGTACTTACTAGGATTAGAAACTTATCATTGTTCTCGAAGCTGTTGCAGTGTTGctcattgctttttttttttttcctttctgtaCAGAGTTCTACCAACAACTGCAGGAGTTTGAGCAGGCGATATTTGGATCTGGGATGATGTCGGCAATGAATATTAATGATGCGCCAAcgtttgggtttggtttcccTAAAATTGATAACCACGCACAAGCCCCTGTGTTCAACAGTGGTACTACTTCTATATTTTCATCTCCTGCTTCAAGTATCCCTCCTCAAGAGTTCACTTTTGGAGCAACTCCACCAAAGCCAACAACAGGTGGTGATATNNNNNNNNNNNNNNNNNNNNNNNNNNNNNNNNNNNNNNNNNNNNNNNNNNNNNNNNNNNttttttttttttttttttttttttttttttgtacatggAGATTGGTGCATTGCTTGAGAGAGTTTGGGGTTTGAGAGACACATGAGATGATGAATCTTTGTGGCTTTGGTGTTTTGCATCTATCTATGTTTACGGAAACATCTTTGTCTCCTTTAATCCTTATTCTCCCATTGTTATGTATTCTATCTTGACAGCATAATACTACCGTTACACTAGTTAGGCCAAGCCTGCAAAGAAAAGCTGAGTAAACTCCTTTTAAGAGAAACATCAAATTTCATCTCTGATCCAACGAAATCCGATTTTAAAACTCTTATCAAACACATTCCAACAtgcaaacaataataataataacagagCTGGCTTGAACTAAGCGTATAGTATTAAACAAGGGAGGTACTTAGTATGCTTCATGAGTGATTTCAACGCTTGGCATAACTAAGAATGGTCGAAGCTGCTAGAATGCTTGGTGTATATCGATGAGATTCCAAATCACCACAATGAATCATGTTGCTTAGTTCGCTTTCTGACGGATGCAAGAGCCGCATCAACTTTTCAGCAGCAACAACTTGTCTTTCTCTCATCTTTTCATCCAAGAGCAGTCTCCTACAAATTTCACACAACATCTCACACCATCATCGTCATGCCATGTTCTTGTTAGTTGGATAACCAAATATACGGTTAAAGTGggcgaaaataaataaatatactcTAGTGTTGAGGCGAGATTTGAAGGGTTGCAGGCTTGAAACAAAGCTTCAGGAATGATTGGTGAGTCTAGGAGAATGTTTGGGAGAGAAATATAAGGTATCTTTGCTTTGTAACGGATTATTAACTCGGTCAAAAAATGTGCTCGGTAAGCGACAAGGGAAGGCAGACGAGCGAGCTGCAACTCAAAAGCAACTGTTCCTGAAGTGCATAACGCAGCCTGACTCGCCTGTTATTATTGGAACACTGTTCAATGAGAGAATCAAGACAGAAGTGACACAGATAGAGAGTAAGAGAAAGAGGGTTTGGAGACTTACGCCAAAGGCATCATATTTAAGCTGAGTGGATCCACTCGGGACTAGTATTGCTCGAACTGGCCACTCATGGAGGGATTCTCCAATGTATTGATCAACTTGACTATTGGAAGCGACATGGATGAGCGTTACTAGTTTTGGAAATGGCTCTTTGAGTAGCTTCATTGCTTTGGAAAATATAGGTAGCATTCTTTCAACTTCTTGTAATCTGCTCCCAGGTAGCACCGAAATGACTGTGGAGTCTtctttcatgatttttttttagcaatGAAACAAGAGAACAATGAGAATCAAGAAAAGTAAATTATCCAATCTGTAAGTTAAAACATTTAGATAAACTTCACATTACCAGAAGGTAGTGAGTATTTGCTTAAACTCAAGCCTTCAAGCTTTGATTCTTCTGGCTTGGACGTCCTTGTCTGCAGCAGTAAAAAGAACCATTGCACTAAGGAATCTGAGATAGTATCATAGAAACTGAAGtaatccaagaagaagaagaaaatgcatACAATGTTGAACTCAGTAGCATCCTCAAGAACAGGATGTCCAACAAAGGTTGCTTCGAGACCATGTTCCCTACAAACCCTCTCCTCATTTGGAAGAATACAGAAAAGATGATCAACGAATTCAGAGAGACCTCCGAGTCTTGACTCTCCTCCTTTCCAAGCCCAGAACGACGGTGCCACATAGTGAAAATGCACCGGACAATTTTCCAAACGCTGCTGATTGTATCTAGCTGCAAAGCCAAAAAGCATTCCTCCATTGTCCTACATGATATATAGTGAAATTTATTCAAGTATTATTGGCTCTGTCAAGCCATTAATAACGTTCCCATTTCTTAAGCTTTTCAATAGACTATAGTTACATAAAGCTCACTTATTCCCAAGCATTGATCCTTTCTTAAAAGTGTGAAGAAACAAGTATGTATGTGTTGTTGTACCTCGTAACTCCTTAAGTAGACGAAAAGAGAAGCCTTTTGAATCAACAGTCACAACAACATGTGGATTAAACTTAACCGCAGCATCAATGGTCTCCTTCAACTTCACCTGGAATCTCAAAAAAACGAAAGTAATCAAGCAAAAGGATCTAGAGTAGCTTTATTATATCAAACCATTCGGGTTTAAGTAAATTACTCACACGGAATTTATACAGATGTGGCAAAAGCTCCCACATACCCATTACAGCCAAATCCTCCATTGGACACAATGGAGTCAACCCTTGCTTGCACATCAAGGATCTTACCACCGTATTAAACATCAATTTGTTAGAAATTAATGTTCCAAACTTTACGAAATTTTTTTCAATTGggatatcaaaaattaaaaacggGAATCTTTAgaattgggacaaacccaagtGCGTACCCTCCAACTCCATTGAAACGGAGGGGTAAAGGAGAGAGCTTTTTGAGCGAGGACATAAGACGAGAGCCGATGTTATCGCCAGAAACTTCGCCGGAGACGATGAAAACTCTAAGCTCCCCATCGATTGAAGCCTTGTCGATCACTGGTTTAGTAGGTTGAAACGAGGAGTATCTCTTGATGAATGTAGTAGAGAGTGGGAAACAGAATTTGATCTTTGAAAACTGAAACATCTTCCTCTGACAAGATACAGACAGAACACAAAACCCtgacgttgttgttgttgaaaggGCGAGCTGAGATGAGATGTCTAAGGTTTTCCCGGTGGACTCTTATGGGCCTCTTAAGCCCATTTCTTACTTTATCACCATGGCCCGTCTATGATATTTGATACAGATACCAGTGATAGTGTGATACTGAACTATAGAGCGAAGATGACAGCGATAGTAGTATGATCTATGATCTCATCtcacataaataatataaagttaCCAACAAAAGATTTTTGACGGATTTTTGGCAATATGAAAATGCCTCTTTTAGGATGTTTTACCAGTTTGGCTGtgaaaaattaacaattttcttTGAGTGAATAACTCAATCTTGCTATTGGCTACTACATACTTTCTAACACTCTTCGTAGAAGATAGAAAGACTGACTTCCACTTGCAATTAGATggcaaaatatataaataaaagagaggTAAAGCATTTTGGTTTTATCACAACCATAGATCTCATACGATATGCATTATGCAATTGATTCTCTTACAATATTGAACAAAACgattttaaatgattacttGATTAAAGAACATGAATTATTCAACACATAgctaaatgattttaaattcgAAACTCATCTAGTTTTAAAGTCATAGAGATCCTTTATCTTATAATTCACAAGTCACCTAGCCAATAAACATCTGCCAcatagattttaaaaacattttaaaagattaattaaaataaaacaaaaacctataTCACCCACGATCCACAATAATTTTTCGTCGCCCATGATCCTACTTTTGGCTACTTTTTAGCCACGATCTCTATCTTCTTATACCCATATATAAGATTCGACACTCAAACAGCAAAAAATTTCTCAATCgatccaaaacaaaatatgagtCTCATCTTCCAAGGCTGTAAAACTTTGATCCAAAATCGCTGATACAGTGAGTATTCTAGCAACTTTTCCTTTCTATTTATTCAATGTTTTagagttttgataaaaaaagaattagtttATGTACGGTTGTAGGGGCGAGAGGAACCTGAAGTGTTGAAGATGATATGATCAAACGCCTAAGACAGAACTTACTGAGGTATTTTGACTTCATGTATGTATCAGTTTTCCCGTTTTCTCATTAAATTAGTCCAGTGTCTCTAgagtacataatatattttctttttcagatgTTTGATGCAACAACTAACACCCTCTTGGCTGCCAGAAAGTATGAATTCTAAAACAATCACAATCAAATTCGTCTATGAAATTGTTCTTAAAGGTAACTTTTACATAATCTTCCTTtccgaaaaaacaaaaaatttctctcACAAATAGTTTAAAAAGTCTAAAATTTAATGAAGCATTATGttacatttttctctctctgtgtTCTTCAAATTAATATGTGCAGTTGTGATTCTTTAAGTACtactattaaatattaatatgaaGAATAGACAAAGAGACAAATGCCGTTTAGATTAGCGTATTTAATCGATGTTTGATTGTTTAGTCATGCCTGATGTATAGCTTATGTATATCATTTGTCAATTATAAAGTGTACGAATAGCATAcattatttagttaataaatgAGTTAAATAACTTTGATCACTTAATAATCTTTCTATTGTTCGtagtaatttttaattctttattgCTTTTAGATGTTTTTGCAACATGCTGATTTTCTACTTCTTATTGTTTTAATTGGATTTGTAAAATTGTTTGCAGGTGAAGATCATATAAATGAATTACATATAACGTGAGAAGCCACTGCTCAGAGAgcagattaagaaaaaaaaaaaagacaggtAGAGCGATAATACATAgtacaaaactaaaacaagaaattattaaactaattttGTACCTTAATTTTTTTCGTCTTCCATTGTACTTTATTTTTATAGGAATAATTATTTCTGCTCTATTtgaattaaaacatatatttgtactCAACGAAcgaatttaggattttttttttgaacttcaGTCTAATTAAGCAttgtatgtttgtgttttttttttttttttttctctgtaattggatgtaattttttgttctatttatGATGTGCATCTATCTATGATGTGCAAAAATATGGCCGTGCGTAGCACGGGGTGAAATACTAGTTTAAGATAAACAATAATACCTAATCTGTTATTATGTAACGAATTATAAATATCAATCACATTAGTGTCAAATGATTTTGGATTAAAATGAAACCATAAGACAAGACTAATATTGTTGAAATGGTCTACGCAAGATGAATTATACAAGCAAGATGTGGGACAACAATATTGTAAAGAGAAGGATAATTGTGGTCCTATATGTTAATTTGGTTTTGGTAAGCCATCGTTATCCTATCTGATTTTGCTAACGACGATTTAAGTTATATTGTAGTGACTTTTCAAACTCACATTTAGTAGGGCTCagacttttgttttggttagcCATTAGTACCTTATCTGATTGAGCTGACGACAATTTAGTAATTTAGTGTGGTACCTTTCAAACTTACACTTTAGACTTGACGGCCAAATTGAATACTAGTATTTGGTGTTGAGACTTTATATCTTTCAGCATCCATGTTTCTTTGTCACTTTATATGAAACATAAATAGAACAGTGTTTTGACatacaaaggaaaaataaagacCACAACTGAAATCAAAGCCTGATTGATAATAAGTAGGGCCACACAATCCTTTGAACGTATGAGGAGAGAAACAATTGGTTTTATTAAACAACATAGTTCTTTACTATTTTCAGTAAGTTCTGTTACATTTTTAAAGAGAAAGGTAAACAAACTTCAtacgtaaaaataaaataaaatagagaacgATAAACAAACCTTacataaactttaaaaataaacagaacatTTCGAAAGCAC is drawn from Camelina sativa cultivar DH55 chromosome 1, Cs, whole genome shotgun sequence and contains these coding sequences:
- the LOC104707998 gene encoding protein-tyrosine-phosphatase IBR5-like; this translates as MRKRERENPCSICGHYHKYEEGEVCGICGHCMPVSSDTAAPPPQVVHVSAFPSEILPEFLYLGSYDNASRSELLKTQGISRVLNTVPMCQNLYRNSFTYHGLDNEKVLQFDDAIKFLDQCEKDKARVLVHCMSGKSRSPAVVIGYLMKRKGWRLAESHQWVKQRRPTTDISPEFYQQLQEFEQAIFGSGMMSAMNINDAPTFGFGFPKIDNHAQAPVFNSGTTSIFSSPASSIPPQEFTFGATPPKPTTGGD
- the LOC104790553 gene encoding probable lipid-A-disaccharide synthase, mitochondrial, giving the protein MFQFSKIKFCFPLSTTFIKRYSSFQPTKPVIDKASIDGELRVFIVSGEVSGDNIGSRLMSSLKKLSPLPLRFNGVGGSLMCKQGLTPLCPMEDLAVMGMWELLPHLYKFRVKLKETIDAAVKFNPHVVVTVDSKGFSFRLLKELRARYNQQRLENCPVHFHYVAPSFWAWKGGESRLGGLSEFVDHLFCILPNEERVCREHGLEATFVGHPVLEDATEFNITRTSKPEESKLEGLSLSKYSLPSDSTVISVLPGSRLQEVERMLPIFSKAMKLLKEPFPKLVTLIHVASNSQVDQYIGESLHEWPVRAILVPSGSTQLKYDAFGASQAALCTSGTVAFELQLARLPSLVAYRAHFLTELIIRYKAKIPYISLPNILLDSPIIPEALFQACNPSNLASTLERLLLDEKMRERQVVAAEKLMRLLHPSESELSNMIHCGDLESHRYTPSILAASTILSYAKR